The DNA region TTCACGCTCAATGTACAAAAGCTCAAACTTGGTAAAGCGTGAAGCTTCTTGCATCAAAAGAACACGCATATCGTCATCAACTAAGGAATGATGAGGCACTAAGACAGCTTTTTGCTCAAGTTCTGCAATGGTAATAGCTTTGGGAAGAAGCGTATTAGCATCTAAAAATGTGTCATAAAAGGAGCGTACAGCACGACTCGTTGCAAAAACTTCTAACATCTTCCCTCTTTATTTTAATTCTTGACACGCTTTTAGAGCAAAGCTCAAAAACTACGTTAACACTAAGTTTTCCTAGACGCAATGCCCGAGCACCATTGGTACTTTTTTGCAAAGTGACCTTGTAAAAGGGACTATTATAACAAAGGAAAGATTTGAGAAGAATTTTTATATCAAAATGAAAGAAAACGGTAAGATCACACAACCGATCTTACCGTAGGTTATTAAGGGAGAAAGGGGAAACTACTGTGCTGCATAGGCTTCATTTTTATGATAGCCCTTAAATTCACCTAGTTCTATTTTACTCAAAATCTGCCAACGACCCGGTTTATTAATTTCAAAAGGTCCAAAGGTATAATTGCCATTTTCTACCTTAGAAGGTAATAACTGCTTATTATCCTTATTGCTATCAGGGCGAGAGAGCATCATTATAATATTTGCATTATTAACGGCTACTCCACTTTTATCGGTGAGCTTTAACGTAATGCTATTTTGTCCTATTACAAATTTTTCTGTGGAATAGGCAAGATCAAATTTAGTATCAAACTTTTCCTGTAATGCCATAATTTCATTAATATTATTCTCAACCTTTTGATATTTTTCCATATAAAAGGTATCCATCTCAACAGGATTATCAATAGCAATTTTAATGGTATAAGCACACCCA from Sulfurospirillum diekertiae includes:
- a CDS encoding FixH family protein codes for the protein MDKVKSERTYYPHVVIGMIIGCVIGCAYTIKIAIDNPVEMDTFYMEKYQKVENNINEIMALQEKFDTKFDLAYSTEKFVIGQNSITLKLTDKSGVAVNNANIIMMLSRPDSNKDNKQLLPSKVENGNYTFGPFEINKPGRWQILSKIELGEFKGYHKNEAYAAQ